The region GGCTGATGGCCGAAAAACCTAGGACAAGGAAAATGATCGGCAAGATTCTCATTTACGGCACCAAACGAGATTTGATTTTTTCAATACCCTTAATTCCACAGGCTTGGTCTAAGTTGCCATTGGGGGCACCGGAAACACCGATCGCCGCTATGAGTTGGTCTTCCACTTTGATAGCTAATCCGCCAGTGCTGAAGTTAATGCCCGTGAGGGGATCCGGCGCTAAGGGCAGGGAACCCACCGGCAATGGTGCAGGGGTCATTTTTTCGGCGATCGCCTGGGTAGAATCCTGCTTGGTAATGGGTCCTAGAGTGATTACAGTAAAAGCTTTATAAAGACTATTTTCGATGGTGTGGGGAGTGGCCCCATCCCCCCGGACAACGGCCTGCACTAAACCTTCATGGTTAACCACTGTGGCAGTGACATTGTAGCCATCCCCTTGACAACTATTCACCGCTTCCATAGCAGCCTCTACCGCCAGGGCCACCGGTAATTGATAATAGGTTTTTAAAGCTAGGGCACTGGAGGAAAAAGTCAAAGATAGGCCAAGAGAAATCCCCAGCACTAGACAGGGACGAAAAACTATTTTTTTCAATTTCACAGGAAGCTCTCTGGAGTAAAACAATCCTAATTTTACTCATATTTGGCGTATTTGACTTTCCCTGGGGAAACCCTACATCTGGCCCCAAAGGGTCACTGGAGAATGGGAGCAGGGGGACAATTTTGTTCTACATGTGAATTGTATTTCAGGTGGGGCAACGAGCGCATCAATGAACATCTAGTTACCGCAGACCTGATACGTAACTGCTCCTCAGGTATACACTATCGTGGGAAAGTGAAGCCTATACCAGAAGCCTTGATTTGATGTAGGAGAACTTCACGATTTTATTTACTGGGGCCAGGCCCCATCCAATGGGTTAATCAGATAGCATCCAGACCAAAAATTGACTGTTGTTCTAGGGCCTGGAGAGAACCAGTGGTAAAAACGTCTGATGACAGCCAATTCCAGTCTCCATCTGTGTTCCAAACACCAATTTCACCAGTCCCAAAATTTTGCCAAAGTACTTGGTTAATCCCATTAACCATTTCTGCCGCTAGACCCTGCCAATCACCAAGATTGTTTTCAAATACTTCACCTAGATATTTGATCGGCGCTGTTAAATCATCTCTGGTTTGAACATAATAGTTACCAAAAATACCTTCTAGGAAACTAGTGTTACCTTGGGTTTCAATATTGGTGAGGCGATCGCCAAGAAGTTCATCACCGTTAAGATCGACCTGGAAAGTAATTTCTGCTTCCAAAGTTTTAAAAGAATTGGCAGGCCAAGTTTCAGACGAAATCCAGTTCCAGTTACTATCGGCATTCCAAACCCCAATTTCGCCAGTATCAGGATTTTCCCAAAGCACCTGATTAATGCCATTGACCGTTTCTGCTTCTAGAATTTGCCAATTACCAAAACTACCGCTTACAAAAGGCTGATTCTGGTACAAAAGAGTTACTTCACTACCGTCGGCCAATTGTACGAAGAAAAGATTACCTTCAACAACAACATCTATCTCATTCTGTGGCTCGGGAGCAAGGGGAGGAACATTGAATAGACTCTCTGCGGTATTAGAGTAGGAATTGATCGTGCCATAGACATCATTATTGTTTTGGAACTGGCCATAAACATTGCTAAAACTCCCGCCAGGGCTACTAGGGGCAGAATTATTACTGAATAGCAAATTGTCACCGGCCACGGCAGAATTGTCGGTGATAAAGATAGCACCGCCCAATGCTTGCCCAGGATTACCACCGCTTCCTGCTTGGGTTGTGTTGTTTTGGAACGTGGAATTGGTAATGGTAACCGTGGCAGCATTAACAACCACTGCACCACCTAAACCAGAACCACCGCCGCCGGTGCCCCCACCTCCAGGGCTACTGCCACTAAATACTTCTGGATCTTCTCCGTCACTACCATTGGTTCCATTGCCACCAATGCCAGATCCACCACCGCTACCGCCGGATCCGCCACCGCCTGCACGATTGGCATCATTAGTAGCTTTAGGGCCGGCTCCACCACCGCCTCCTCCAGCTCCGCCACCAGCACCGAAGCCGCCAACTCCACCAATACCACCGTTGCCACCATTTGAAACATCAGTTCCAAATGTACCGCCACTACCACCACCACCACCACCAGCTCCACCACCACCGATCCCAAAGCTGGGACCGGAAGTACCATTGCCGCCGGTGCCGCCACTTTTACCGTTCTCTACGGATCCTGCTGCCCCCCCATTACTGGAAGTACCATTGTTATTGAAAAGCCCACCACCACCGCCGGCTTGGGGTTTATCATCAGGGGTTCCGGCAAATTCACCGCCGCCACCACGGGCCCCGGCCGTTCCGTTGCCGCCCACCGCTCGATTGCTATCAAAAACTACATTATCAACAATAACGGTGCTGCCTGAGCGGATTGTGAGGGCACCACCACCGCCGACACCACCGCCACCGCCCATTGCTCCGCTGCTCCCTTGGGCATGGCCCCCTTGTAGGTTCATGTAGGAAAGGGAAACCGTAGCCCCAGCGATATCAAAAATATTATTGAAGGCTGAGCCGGGAGCTTTAATGGTTGGGCTACCAAAGACTCCTGCGGTCTGAAAGGTAATATCATTGCCCGTACTGATCGAGGGCAATCGACTACTTAGTTGAATAGTATTATTACCAATGCTAGTTAAATCAATTGTGTCAGCACCAGGGTTATTGCCCGCATCAATAATGGCCTGCCGGAGGGAACCCGCGCCAGAATCATTTGTATTGGTTACGGTAATGGGAGCTGACGCTTGAGCGCCTTGAACAAATAAATCCGTGCCATTGGAGACAACCTCTAAAAGGGGAAGAAAAACACTCTGCACCCTGGCTAAATATTCATCATCGAGGGCAATCAAAACATCCGGGCCATACTGAATTAAGCTGAGATCCCCCTGACGGGAAGCTAATCCCTTAAGCCCGATGATGTCTAGATCTAATTCAAAGTCCAGAATTGCGTTGAAAGAATTGCCAAAATCAACATCCGCAATCCAAAACTGATCTGCTCCGGCTCCTCCTGTCATCAGGTTTTTACCACTGCCCCGCACAAAGAAAACATCATTACCATCACCACCGAAGGCTTTATCTCTCTGTCCCAGGAAGAACGTATCGTCGCCATCACCTCCATCTAGGTTATTGGCTCCACGATCGCCGGAAGCATCGAGGATATCGTTTCCTAAGCCCCCAAAGAGGGAATCATTTTGTCCCGCAATCAGGTTGTCATTGCCCGCACCACCATAAACTTGATTGTTACCCTGGCCCAGACTCAAATCTACTAAGTCATCTCCCCCTAGGGCAAAGACGAAATTGTCCTTGCCGACAAATCCAGGAAAAATTCCCGGCACAATGGTTTCGCCATCTTCGGTACCAGAGACTGTGTTAGACGCAATAGCGGTGGATTCAAATAGATTATTGCTTTGTTGAATCAAGAGTTTAGTTCCTTCATTTACATATTGGTCGTAGGTAATGTCCCGTTCCGTAACCGTTCCTTGCTTTATCCAGTTCTGGAAGTCACTGGCAACAATGAAGGAGTCATGACCCAGGACAGTGAAAATATTCGTGGTATCAGACAGAGTTGTGAGGGTTTCCACATTTAAAGTGACTCGATTGTTAACCCCTAGGTCAATGACTTCAATACCCCTAATCCGGCTACCAATTGTGGTATCGGTGAGGTCGAGGTTGTTGGAAGACAGAATGAAACTGTTGAGTTGCAAAGTATCTTTTCCACTGCCCCCGTCCAAGCGTTCAAAGTTAAGACTGCCGATGGAAAGTAGGTCATTGCCTTGGCCGCCATTCATCACCACTCGTCCTCCGGCGGAGACGTTAACGCCAGCACTCTGGAGAATGTCATTACCCTGACCCCCATTCATAATGTGGGGAGCGGCGGCTGTGGCTAACTGGGTCGCCGAAAAAATGTCGTTATCAACGGTGCCCAGATAGGTAACATTTTGGGTAAAATCTCCACCAAAGACGTTGTAACCCAACCCCGAAACCCCCTGGGAATTATCACCCTGGGCCCCAATGCCAAGGTCTGCAAAGCCATCGCCATTGACATCGCTCAGTCCACCGACAAAGGAACCGGCAAAGGAATTGGCTTCGGCGCCAACGGTTTCAAATCCATTACTGCCATTTAAATTGGACAGATCAACCGATCCACCAACTCCTAAATTAGCCCCCCCAAATAGGGTATAAACGCTACCTTTCGTATCACCCTGATTATTTCCTGCGCTGGGGGCGCTCACCACTAGATCATCATAGCCATCGCCATTGATATCACCACCGCCGGTGACACTGTAGCCGACAATGCCCGAACTACTAGGATCCTGGATGGTGAAGCCATTGCCACCATTTAAGTTGTTGAGGCTGAAAGAACCACTACTGCCAAGGCTACGACCTCCAAAGACAACGTAGGCCGCGCCAGTCTGGCCAGCATTAAGATCATTGGTCAAACCAACAATAAAGTCCCCAAAGCCATCGCCGTTGAGATCCCCGGCCAAGCTAATGCTTCCCACTCCTCCTTGCTCTGCTAAAGCGGAGCCTGCGATTGGGGCGAGCTCAAAGCCGTTACTACCATTGAGAGTTGCTAAATTGATGGAGGAATTGGACGCTAAATTGTTTTTGCCAAACACAACATAGCCGAAGAGGTTATTGGCAGAAAAATCAATGCCGACTAATCCAAAATCTTCGAAACCGTCGCCATTAACATCCCCGAGGGAGTTGATCGCAGAAATAGGTTTTCCGGCTTCGATTTGAATGGGTAAAGATTGACTTAACACATTGACGTTGCTAGTGCTCCCATTGCTCCAAGCCTGTTGTCCGAAAACAATGAAGGGGTTAAGGTTGGCACTACTGATCAAAACATCATCAATGCCGTCGCCATTAAAATCGCCGGAGGCTAGATTAACTAGTTTTCCTTGATTGGGAACGCCAGTCACGGTGATGTTGACACCTCCATTGCTCGCCAGTAAATCGTTGATACCAATGCCGGTATTGGGGTTAACGTTTGACCAGATGGAGGAATCTTCGCTACCGAAAACAATGGTTGCGTAGCTCTGTCCTTGGGCACCACTGCGAGCAACAACAAAATCGGTGATGCCATCGTTGTTGAAGTCGCCATAGTCGAGGGTTTGCTGACCTAAAATCAAGCCATCATCGCTGGCGATCGTTATTGACACACTGTCCACAAAGGTGCTGGGTTGGGCTGGGTCACTGCCAAAAAAGATGTAGGCAACTTTCCCTCCTGCGCCATTAAAGCCCGCATCCGCAATTAATGTGTCAATATAGCCGTCATTATTGATATCTGCCCCCAACTTTACTGTTCCAATTTCATTACCGGTGATGGGCTGGAAAACAAAGCCGTTATCACTCCGCAATTTGGTCACATCGATACTGCCGCCGGCCCCGACCCATGGATGCCCATAGGCAATATAAATTTGGCTAGTTTCCACCCCTGGATAGAGTTGAGGCGTGGCGATCGCCAAATCGGGGGAGCCATCTCCATTGACATCCCCAATGGAGCCTAGGCCTAGGCCCAATTGGGTGCCGGAGTTGGGGTTATTAAATAAAAAGACACGGTTGTTGAGAGTATTGACATCCGATAGTTCCAACACCCCTTGATTAAGGAAATCAGACCATTGGCCAGTGCCCAAAATTAGATAACTCTGGCCGGTGGCACTGCTGGGTCCGTTAGTCCCTAGGGTGGGGGCACTGATTATAAAGTCGTCAAACAAGTCATTATTGATATCCCCGACAGCGGAAATGGAGTAACCTGCATTGCCTCCCACGTTTTGGGTAGTGTCGTAAATGCCGTTGATGATAAACCCATCGGTACCATCGAGATTTTGTAGGTCAATCGCGTTATCCCACCCCGAAGCCTTACCAAAAACCACATAGGCCCGTCCTAAACCATTAATGCCATTGGCGGCGGAATTGGCGGCACTGACAATAAAGTCATCGAAACCATCATTGTTAATGTCCCCGGCATTGACCACATTGGTGCCAGCGTTGTCGGCGATGGTGAAGTCCGGTTGCAGATTTGGATCCGTTGGCGTCCCTCCATCCACGTTGGAGGGATTATAAAAAGCTTGTCCGTTGAGAATTAGGCCATTACTGCCATTGAGTTGGTTTAAATTCAAAGAACCACTTAAACCCGTGCCACCAAAGGCAACATAGACTTGACCGCCGAAGGCCGGAGGCTTACTATCCGCATCTTCACTGCCGGAATAATCTACCGGATTAGCCTGGGGTGCCCCGAGTAACAGATCGGAAACACCATCCCCATTGATGTCTGCTACCCCTAGTCCTGTCCCGATCTGACCTGTACCCGTATTGAGAACGAAGCCGCCACTACCTAAGTTGTCAAGATTCAGGGAAGTGGTGTTGCCCAAGGCATTTTTAATGGTTGACCCATAGACTACATAGACCGTATTAATAGCAGGAGCACTAACAATCACATCCGCGACCCCATCCCCTGTCACATCGGCGATCGCCGTTTTAAAGCCGGCTCCATTCCCCGCTTGATTGGACTCCAAAACCAAGGCAGTGGAAAGATCAATGGCGCTTTGGCCACCGTTAACGTCACTACCACGCAGAATATACACTTTGCCGGCCAAGTTTTGTACTGAATTTTGAGGGGCACCCAAAACCAGGTCATTCAGGCCGTCACCATCTAAATCAGCGGCCGCCATGGCGGTTCCCAACAGGCTTTGACTGGCTCCTTGGATAATCACACCATTGCTACCGTCAAGACTATCCAGGGATAGGCCCTGATCCCGGATGCCCACAATCGAGTCGCCATAGATAACATAGACAGCACCATTGCCACTATTTTTGGCCGGTGCACCCACTAGGAAATCATCAGTCCCATCCCCGTTAATATCTCCCGCCGGGGCGATCGCCATACCGGCTTGGGCAAGGGGATCCGCATTTAAAATAAAACCACTGTCAATTTCCGCTAAATTGGTCGGTTCATCATCTGTCGTCGTCACCGTAGCCACCAGTTCCAGCTTCCCATTCCCCAAACGCAAACCATCCAGGCGAATATGGGCATCTTCGTGGTCACTGGTAAACAATACCCGGAATTTTTCACTCCGCCGTTCGGTAATCTCGTCATTTAGGATATCGATACTAATTTCCTTGAGAATTTCCCCTGGGGCAAAGCTCAACATTCCCGCCTGGGCAAGATAATCCGCCCCCGCTGTGGCAGAGCCATCCACCGTACGGTAATTAAAACTTACCGCTTCTTCAACGTCCCCAGTACGGCGCACCACCACAACCGCAGAACCATCGCTCTCTTTCACCTGAATGGGCGCAACCTGGAGTTGACTAGAACCTGTACTGTTACTGTGGGGAATGTGTAAGCGCAAGTCACTTTCCGCCGCAATACCGTTATGGGTAGGCTGATCAAAAGCAGAATTAACCGTTTGATTGCTGATGCTGTTGCTAATTTCGATCACCTCCGCCACGGTTTGGAAGGTGGTGAGGTTCGATAAATCCGGGCTAAACAAAGCCGCTGGTGCCCATTCCGCAAACTGCTGATTGTAAGAACTGTAAAAAATACTCACGCCATCATCGGCGGCGGGATTCACTTCTGTCCAGAATATTGTCGGTTCGCCCCCCACCGTTGCCGACACTGGCGTTTCCAGTAAACGTAGGTCGCCGCTGGCTATCTCTTGGGCATTGCTCCAGCCTGTGCCATTCCAAAAAGAACCGAACAAGGTATCTTCTTTGGTGCCATCACCATCATCATCCGCCACTACCCAGGAAAGAAGTAATTCACCATTGCCCATCTGATTTAGGGTCAAGGCTTGAGGGGATTGAATACTTGGATAAATGGGAGTGGCATCACTCCAGGTTGCGCCATTGTCCCTGGAAATAGAGAAAAGTAGCGTACTTGTAGATAAGGACTCTACCAAGTTTGACTGATTAACCGTCCCATCGGGGTTAAAAATATCTGGATTACCGTTATTCCAGACTATTAGAATATCTCCACTGGCAGTCTCGGCAATTACTGGATCAAAATTCATCCCATCGCTATTGGGAATCACCAACAAATCGCCCCAGGTAGTACCTCCATCGGTAGAGCTGGCTAACAACACCTGAGATAAATTATCGTCATGGGTATCTTTCACCCATGTAACAAAAATATTGCCATTACCGGCATTCAAAACACTGGGGGAAAGATCATTGGTCACATCTGAGCTGATGCTATCTCCCACCAAGGGATTGCCCGGATGAATTGCAGTGCTTCCTTGGATGAAATTAGGATCTATCCCTACGAACAGATTATCAGGGTCGAAACCAACGAGTCGGTTCTCCGCCACCAGGCTCGGGTTGTCAAAGTCCTGCTCAACGGTGAAAGTATCCGACCAATTTTTGCCAAAAAGGGTTAGACCCAGGGTTAAAAGCTCTTGCAAACTATCAAAACCAGGATTGGGAAAAACCTCGAAGTTGGACTGGATATCAAGTTTGCTGTTAAATTCGAGCAATGTAACGTTAAAAGCTGCTAGCTTTAATTTGCCCGACAGTCCAACGCCAAAACCAAGAAATCCAGAATTTTCTACGCCTGGAATTAGGGCTAGGGTTTCTGATTGTTGGGGGCTAGGGGCTTCCAAACTAAAGGGAGGAGCAAGAAAATCCGTCTCAGCTTGTTCTGTGTCGATCAGCCAGTTGAGTTGGCTTGGGTCATCTCCCGGCTGAGCAGGAGTTCCATCAGGGCGAACTAAAGAGAACCGGTAATTACTGTCGATGGTTTCTGCCTGGGCATTGGCCAAGCTTGAATCACCAGTAACTAGGGCTTGGGGAGTGAAGTCAAAGTCCGTACTCCATTTTTGTTTGAGCGTAAAAGATAAACTAAAAAACAACCCTAGTAAAGCTTCAGCATCGGCGCCAAAAAACTCGAAGGTAGTTTTTCCTGGCAACAAATTACGTTCATACTCTCCCCTGAGCCGTAAAGAGTCTGAAGCCGAAAATGTGTTCCCACTGCCATCAAACAAAAAATCTAGGCTTAACTTGCCTTGGAGACGGCCCTTGAGAGAGACTTTATTTTTGCCAAAAGTGAGCGCCCCCGATAACTCATCTTGCAACTGAAGAAAGGCTGAAATCCCGCGAGTATCTGAACCAATCAGGTCTGTAAAATTGATGCCTCCACCAAAGGCCAAAGCATTACTAAAAGTCAAAGAGCCATTAAAAAAGCTCACTGGAAGGTCAATTTTTTTACTATTTGTTTTTGTGACCAAAAAAGTTCCCGGAACCTGGATATCACCCCCATCAGGAGCGACAAGTTCTAAGGTAAGAGGTGCATTGGGGGCAATAAAGCTACTAGGATTGAGGGGCTTGACCTGGGTAAGGGTGGTGTGGAGGATTTCCCAGTTTCTGAGGTCGATGACTTGGCTATACAAGTCCTTGTCAGCCTGGGGATCATTAAGGTCAATTTTTTCGGTAATTAGGAGTAAGTTCCCGTCGGCGGTCGTCTGCAACCGCATATTTTCGTCATTTACCGCGTCGTCGGTGAGCTTGAATTTTTCGCCCCAGTTATACTGTCCTAGGCTATTGAGAATACCGCTGGCCCCTTGAATATCCGCGTTATTACCGTCTCCCTCGATCCAGGAAATGAAAATGCCTTCTACGGAACTTGCGGCGTCTTGGCCTTTGCTTTGTACCCCCGTTGTAATTCTGAGTTCTTTGGCACTAACACTGTCGGCGATCGGAGCAGATTCCCGCCATCGCCTAGCGGACGGGTCGTAGTAAGCGTGGTAAATGACGTTATTTTGGTTCCAAACCAAATGGGTGAAACCATTGGCATCAGTGGCGATCGCCGGAGTCTGGGTAGAGGTAGCCATAAATACTTTATATGGAACAGAAAAAAAAGAGGGCGTCAAACAAAATAGAAAGTATGTATGTCTGTAGCCGGCAGGTGGAAGCCTCCGGGGAAACTGCCTAGGGTCATAGATAAGTTACCATTATTTTTCCAGAAAATCTCATAACCTTTGCTTAACCATCTTTCATGCCGGTGTTACGCCCCACAATTTAAGCAACAATTTTTAGAAAGCTAAACCCTTCATTTGGAGGGTTTTTCCAGATAATTTCCCCGGCCGCTTTTTTCTGAGTCCTTACTTCTAAGCTGTTTAACACTCCCTGCCGTAAACGACGAGGAACCTTTAGCTATTGCCCCTCTCCAACCGGAGCTTTAGTGAGGAGAACTAAGAAAGAACAACTCCAATGGGTTAATCTTTTCTAAGTCGGCATGATGGGCAGTGGCAAGATTAGTGGGGGGCTCCTATTGACAGAACAGTTGAGATAGCGTTCTTCTGACTCTGATGTGTTGATTGAACGGGTGACAGACTAGGCGATCGCCGCTCCAAATTTATTGTTCAACCCACATTCCAGCTGATCGCCACTCAGAATTTACTACCATTGCCATTTTTTCTGCTGATTTTCCCAAAATATCCCAACTTTTGGGACTTCACACTGACGGTTCAAAGTTTCAAATAACATTTCTGGAGATACACCAATGGCTTGCGATATTGCCAATAAAATCATTCTCGTGACCGGTGCCAATCGGGGTATAGGTAAGGTGCTGGTAGAGTCTTTTTTGGAGCACGGAGCCGCTAGAGTTTACGCCGCCGTCAGAAACCTGGACAGTGCCGCCCCTCTAGTGGAGCAATATGGCGACAAAGTCGTCCCTATTTTTATCGATCTGGCAGACCCAGAATCCATTGCCACCGCCGCCCAAACCGCAACGGATGTGGAAATTGTGGTCAACAATGCCGGGGTACAAAAAGTGGCATCTCCCTTAGCTGAAGAGGCGATCGCCTGTCTGAAATTTGAAATGGAGACCAATGTGTATGGCTTAATTACCATGGCCCAGTCCTTTGCGCCGGTGCTCAAGGCCAATGGGGGAGGAGCTTTTGTGCAACTTAACTCAGTAGTTTCCCTAAAATCATTTTCCAATGTGGCCACCTACTCGGCTTCCAAAGCGGCAGCTTATTCCATCACCCAGGCATTGTGGGAATTGCTTAGTGAGCAAGGCACTCTGGTTCTGAGTGTCCACCCCGGCCCCCTGGCCACCGAAATGACCCATGCTTCTGGAAGGGCCGATATTGCCGAGCCCCCCACCTTAGCGGCAGATGCCATTATCGAAGCCCTCAGATCCGGCGAGTTTCATGTTTTTCCCCACGACACCATGGCCAAACAAATGGGTACTGCCTATCAGAGCTTTGCCAAAAGTGTAATTGAGGTTAATTATGGCTAAAAGCTAGAGTGCTGGTGAGGATTTTAGTTTTTCACGACAACGATTCAGGGTCAAAATATAGCCAAAATATAAATTTCGCCCACCCATGAAACATTCCCGCAGAAATTTTCTTACCTTAGCCGGGGCGAGTTCCCTCCTAGCGATCGCCGCCCCAAAATTATTAGCCCAGGGCATTCCCCAGGAAATTTTAAACAAAATTTTGCCCCTGCCCGGTAAATATGGCGAGTATTATGGCCAAGCAAAAATTCGCGCCTTTCATCTCCATAACCAACCAGAAACCAGTCCCTTACATAAAGCCCTAGAAGAACTGTGGATAGAGGTATTCAAACAAACAGAGGGAGAGCTATTTGTTTCCCCCATTCCCCACGACGCTTCCATCCCTGCCGGTGATCCCCAGGCAGTGCAATTTATTACCGATGGCCGTTTTGAAATTGTCAGCGTTGCCGGCCCCATCATTGACCAAGTAGCTCCCGATGTCATCGGTATTCAAAATATTGCCTTAATTTATCAATCTTCCCAGGATGCCTTTGAAATTATTAATCAGCCCCTATTTGCGGAAACCCTCAATGGCTCCGTTACCAAATATAACCTAACTTACTTGCCCTATGGAACCTTCGACAATGGCATGAGAGTTGTAACATCCATTGCCAATAAACCAATTTATCAACTAGAAGATTTCCGTAATTTAACTATCCGTATTCCTCCTTCCAATGACATGGCCATGACCATGGCAGCCCTAGGGGCAATACCAGAAAAAGTTACGATGAATCAGGTTTTTCAATCTCTCAAAAGTGGCGCAGTTCAAGCCCAAGAAAATCCCCTGTCCGTCGCCCTCGGTTTTAAACTGTACGAAGTGACCAAGTATTTAAACATGACTAACCATGCTTGGTCTGGCTATAACACTTTTTTTAATACTGATTTCTGGAATAGTCTTTCCCCTGAAGTCCAGAAAGTAATTCAAAATCTTTTACCGGTTTACCAAGCCAAACAAATCAAAGCCCAGGAAGAATATAACCAATATGCCTATGAGCAATTAGTTGGCACACTAGGGATGGTGGAAATTAAACCAAATTTATCCGGAGCTTCCCGAGAGTTAATTAAAGTATATCGTTCCATTTATAATCGTCTGAATCCCCAAGCCCAATCTTTGATTAGAAGTAAGTTGGAAGAAA is a window of Synechocystis sp. PCC 7338 DNA encoding:
- a CDS encoding TRAP transporter substrate-binding protein; its protein translation is MKHSRRNFLTLAGASSLLAIAAPKLLAQGIPQEILNKILPLPGKYGEYYGQAKIRAFHLHNQPETSPLHKALEELWIEVFKQTEGELFVSPIPHDASIPAGDPQAVQFITDGRFEIVSVAGPIIDQVAPDVIGIQNIALIYQSSQDAFEIINQPLFAETLNGSVTKYNLTYLPYGTFDNGMRVVTSIANKPIYQLEDFRNLTIRIPPSNDMAMTMAALGAIPEKVTMNQVFQSLKSGAVQAQENPLSVALGFKLYEVTKYLNMTNHAWSGYNTFFNTDFWNSLSPEVQKVIQNLLPVYQAKQIKAQEEYNQYAYEQLVGTLGMVEIKPNLSGASRELIKVYRSIYNRLNPQAQSLIRSKLEERTGSKFA